One Setaria italica strain Yugu1 chromosome II, Setaria_italica_v2.0, whole genome shotgun sequence DNA segment encodes these proteins:
- the LOC101759412 gene encoding cyclic dof factor 3: MELAGAASPRSPESHVAPPRPPPQPPEKDACEDTGDMSMAVEKPCTRQEVDLGQTNRSSLNSSSECENQAASNDEMTGSESNLETAKTEGDVSNGEKVLKKPDKILPCPRCNSMDTKFCYYNNYNIKQPRHFCKSCQRYWTAGGSMRNIPVGAGRRKSKSSSANCRSILIPGSSVATPAGEAALFPLSINGNQAAVNFGPDSPLCNSMASVLKIGGEQSKNANPASTAQPRNGETQTCPASTTASDGPRSESHKGAVSAHQNGVVGHGNGVTSIHPIPFFPGPPFVYPWSPAWNGIPALAAPVCPAPAEAANSSENGNSSCNAQWNVPPMVPVLPPGFCGPPFPVPVMPSSVWPFITPWPNGAWSTPWLGPSSSVPASSPTSSSTCSDSSSPVLGKHSRDSRPQGDEKAERCLWIPKTLRIDDPDEAAKSSIWTTLGIEPGERGMFRPFQSKPEGREQISSSAKVLQANPAALSRSQSFQEKT, translated from the exons ATGGAGCTCGCCGGAGCCGCGTCCCCTCGGTCGCCGGAATCCCACGtggcgccgccccgcccgccgccgcagccgccggagAAG GATGCATGCGAAGATACAGGGGACATGAGTATGGCTGTGGAAAAGCCATGCACACGTCAGGAGGTAGACCTTGGTCAGACAAATAGATCTAGCCTTAACAGTTCCAGTGAGTGTGAGAATCAGGCAGCCAGCAATGACGAAATGACTGGATCAGAGTCCAATTTGGAGACAGCCAAGACCGAGGGCGATGTATCGAATGGAGAGAAGGTCCTGAAGAAACCAGATAAAATCCTGCCATGTCCCCGTTGCAACAGCATGGATACAAAGTTCTGTTACTACAACAACTACAACATTAAGCAACCAAGGCATTTTTGCAAGAGCTGTCAGAGGTACTGGACTGCAGGTGGAAGCATGAGAAATATTCCTGTTGGTGCTGGTAGGCGCAAGAGCAAGAGCTCCAGTGCTAATTGCCGCAGCATATTGATTCCAGGCAGTAGTGTAGCCACTCCTGCGGGAGAGGCTGCCCTCTTTCCATTGTCTATCAATGGAAATCAAGCAGCAGTTAACTTTGGGCCTGATTCCCCTCTCTGCAACTCCATGGCCTCTGTGCTGAAGATTGGAGGGGAGCAGAGTAAGAATGCCAACCCTGCCTCAACAGCTCAGCCCAGAAATGGAGAAACCCAGACGTGCCCAGCTTCTACGACAGCATCAGACGGTCCTCGGAGTGAATCTCATAAAGGAGCAGTGAGTGCACATCAAAATGGAGTTGTTGGGCATGGCAACGGGGTCACTTCCATTCATCCCATACCATTCTTCCCTGGTCCTCCCTTTGTGTACCCATGGAGTCCAGCATGGAATGGCATTCCCGCCTTGGCAGCACCGGTATGCCCAGCCCCAGCAGAAGCAGCAAATTCTTCAGAAAATGGCAACAGTAGTTGTAATGCTCAATGGAATGTGCCACCAATGGTGCCAGTACTGCCACCAGGATTCTGTGGTCCACCCTTTCCAGTTCCGGTAATGCCATCTTCAGTTTGGCCATTCATTACGCCTTGGCCTAACGGAGCATGGAGCACGCCATGGCTCGGACCTAGCTCTAGCGTGCCAGCATCATCTCCCACAAGCAGCAGCACATGTTCAGATAGCAGCTCTCCTGTCCTTGGGAAACACTCGAGGGACTCCAGACCTCAAGGTGATGAGAAGGCAGAAAGATGCCTGTGGATTCCGAAGACACTTCGGATCGACGACCCTGATGAAGCTGCAAAGAGTTCAATCTGGACCACACTTGGGATTGAACCCGGTGAGCGAGGCATGTTCAGACCATTCCAGTCCAAACCTGAAGGCCGGGAGCAGATCTCCAGCTCCGCTAAAGTCCTGCAGGCAAATCCAGCGGCTCTATCGCGCTCGCAATCTTTTCAGGAGAAAACGTGA
- the LOC101759819 gene encoding myb-related protein 1 isoform X1: MYHQQQLHGHNQHLSSRPGLPPEKQFLLQGGDAGLVLSTDAKPRLKWTPELHERFVEAVQQLGGPDSEYTIKTYYPSPYMSEFRNTMVVDYLLKYACKILAEATPKTIMRLMGIPGLTLYHLKSHLQKYRLSKNLQAQANATNAKNVLGCRTGTDKPCERNGSPASHLNTEPQINRSMHISEALQMQIEVQRRLHEQLEVQRHLQLRIEAQGKYLQSVLEKAQEALAKQNVDLDAGVLGAAAAAETQQLSELISRASATKCAQHEHFHHQHLGGVGDGSVDSCLTACEGSQRDHDMLSIGLSPAPTPRGGGYPFEAARSSGNERGGASTSCCEEFLFLEESGTGRRGSTDEQQELDLNINDRNTRRPRNCEKIDLNGSSWN, encoded by the exons ATGTATCATCAGCAACAGCTCCACGGCCATAACCAACACCTGTCCTCAAGGCCTGGCTTACCTCCGGAGAAGCAGTTTCTCCTGCAAGGAGGGGATGCAGGCCTCGTCCTCTCCACCGACGCTAAACCTCGGCTGAAATGGACACCCGAGCTGCATGAACGATTTGTGGAGGCAGTACAACAGCTAGGAGGACCAGACAGTGAGTATACGATCAAAACATATTATCCGTCACCATACATGTCAGAATTCAGAAACACAATGGTGGTGGATTATCTTCTAAAGTACGCATGCAAAATTCTTGCAGAAGCTACGCCAAAAACAATCATGAGGCTCATGGGGATCCCTGGACTCACCCTGTACCATCTGAAGAGCCATCTCCAG AAATACAGACTTAGTAAGAATCTCCAGGCCCAAGCTAATGCTACCAACGCAAAGAATG TGTTGGGCTGCAGGACAGGAACAGACAAACCGTGCGAACGGAATGGATCGCCAGCTAGTCACTTGAACACAGAGCCCCAGATAAACAG GTCTATGCACATAAGCGAAGCCCTCCAAATGCAGATCGAAGTTCAGAGACGGCTGCATGAGCAACTAGAG GTGCAGAGACACCTGCAGCTCCGGATCGAAGCGCAGGGCAAGTACCTGCAGTCAGTGCTGGAGAAGGCGCAGGAGGCGCTTGCCAAGCAGAACGTCGATCTCGacgccggcgtcctcggcgcagccgccgccgccgagacgcAGCAGCTGTCGGAGCTCATCTCGAGGGCCTCGGCGACCAAGTGCGCCCAGCACGAGCACTTCCACCACCAGCACCTTGGCGGCGTCGGAGACGGGTCGGTGGACAGCTGCCTGACCGCGTGCGAAGGCTCCCAGAGGGACCATGACATGCTGTCCATCGGCCTGTCGCCTGCTCCGACTCCGAGAGGCGGCGGCTACCCTTTTGAGGCGGCGAGGTCATCAGGCAACGAGAGAGGAGGGGCGAGCACGAGCTGCTGCGAGGAGTTCCTGTTTCTCGAGGAGTCTGGCACTGGCAGGAGAGGTTCCACAGATGAGCAGCAAGAGCTGGATCTGAACATCAACGACAGGAACACTCGAAGGCCTCGCAACTGCGAAAAGATTGACCTGAATGGATCGAGCTGGAACTGA
- the LOC101759819 gene encoding myb-related protein 1 isoform X2, whose protein sequence is MYHQQQLHGHNQHLSSRPGLPPEKQFLLQGGDAGLVLSTDAKPRLKWTPELHERFVEAVQQLGGPDKATPKTIMRLMGIPGLTLYHLKSHLQKYRLSKNLQAQANATNAKNVLGCRTGTDKPCERNGSPASHLNTEPQINRSMHISEALQMQIEVQRRLHEQLEVQRHLQLRIEAQGKYLQSVLEKAQEALAKQNVDLDAGVLGAAAAAETQQLSELISRASATKCAQHEHFHHQHLGGVGDGSVDSCLTACEGSQRDHDMLSIGLSPAPTPRGGGYPFEAARSSGNERGGASTSCCEEFLFLEESGTGRRGSTDEQQELDLNINDRNTRRPRNCEKIDLNGSSWN, encoded by the exons ATGTATCATCAGCAACAGCTCCACGGCCATAACCAACACCTGTCCTCAAGGCCTGGCTTACCTCCGGAGAAGCAGTTTCTCCTGCAAGGAGGGGATGCAGGCCTCGTCCTCTCCACCGACGCTAAACCTCGGCTGAAATGGACACCCGAGCTGCATGAACGATTTGTGGAGGCAGTACAACAGCTAGGAGGACCAGACA AAGCTACGCCAAAAACAATCATGAGGCTCATGGGGATCCCTGGACTCACCCTGTACCATCTGAAGAGCCATCTCCAG AAATACAGACTTAGTAAGAATCTCCAGGCCCAAGCTAATGCTACCAACGCAAAGAATG TGTTGGGCTGCAGGACAGGAACAGACAAACCGTGCGAACGGAATGGATCGCCAGCTAGTCACTTGAACACAGAGCCCCAGATAAACAG GTCTATGCACATAAGCGAAGCCCTCCAAATGCAGATCGAAGTTCAGAGACGGCTGCATGAGCAACTAGAG GTGCAGAGACACCTGCAGCTCCGGATCGAAGCGCAGGGCAAGTACCTGCAGTCAGTGCTGGAGAAGGCGCAGGAGGCGCTTGCCAAGCAGAACGTCGATCTCGacgccggcgtcctcggcgcagccgccgccgccgagacgcAGCAGCTGTCGGAGCTCATCTCGAGGGCCTCGGCGACCAAGTGCGCCCAGCACGAGCACTTCCACCACCAGCACCTTGGCGGCGTCGGAGACGGGTCGGTGGACAGCTGCCTGACCGCGTGCGAAGGCTCCCAGAGGGACCATGACATGCTGTCCATCGGCCTGTCGCCTGCTCCGACTCCGAGAGGCGGCGGCTACCCTTTTGAGGCGGCGAGGTCATCAGGCAACGAGAGAGGAGGGGCGAGCACGAGCTGCTGCGAGGAGTTCCTGTTTCTCGAGGAGTCTGGCACTGGCAGGAGAGGTTCCACAGATGAGCAGCAAGAGCTGGATCTGAACATCAACGACAGGAACACTCGAAGGCCTCGCAACTGCGAAAAGATTGACCTGAATGGATCGAGCTGGAACTGA
- the LOC101760483 gene encoding nuclear pore complex protein NUP214 yields MGSPRELDLSDEVEGDQDGTTDFVFRLAGDPIPLLPTDSSPLPLFDLQSPPARPLAVSDRHATVFLAHPNGFMAVRTKELIEASKEAREKGKASTRCVQDCCVADVPLPGVSLLALSHDDSVLAACTDTEIHFFSLASLLTHKDVVPSSSCSMGRAGTVKDFKWLNRASAAYVVLSNGGLLCHGTLGEGLKDVMENVDAVDCCKEGNHIAVAREKKLTILSSDFKETCCMPLLFQLWSDESDSEGSTIKVDSIGWIRDDSIVIGCVRLNEDDNEEGYLVQVIRSEENTFCESPGKPVVYTYVDFFNGVMDDVLPSGVGPNLLLGYLRRWDLMVASNKKSIDEHIALLKWPSTHDDEKTVKCLEMLEDKYSPRIDLQENGDDNVILGFGVENVSLFQKITVTVGPEQKEVAPQHILLCLTGEGKLILYYLARISDPSDLPHTALSTNEDFCEKQISPAAVSKEELTPSVTGSVSKSILREHGAEPSSAQTGSNQQESMDVRNSSSVSKKQETTGNSLLISSDKKPLDTKQVNVTAPLATAPSLALTGNTKPAETFSFSTVNNEGTNPTGSKAPSGLAPSLQQSSNSFGNNQSGKGGLDSIQSVGTFGGSQNSNKDGAGFGFKSSLFASSGSVPAKIGERSEAGFGNTSPQTSYTADRKVFGPPVALSSGPLPSISPAKPSLIGSSSSGYRTGNSEAPQSLHGSPPSQQTIGKSHNSRTQAPVDYSRNSNMGTIFDSQEDLSKKLYSINEMTKELDALLAYIEKDGGFRDACITFQQRPLSVFEDGLQNFMELLQVFKNKVEGQCSKIEDLRNKMFQVSARQAYMKGIVSQSSDTQYWDIWNRQKLSPEFEVKRQNILKANQNLTNQLVELERHFNNLEMNRSSETGRLASSRRAVYSNKSRASQTQLSSVCNALNSQLAAAEQLSECLSKQISVLNIGSPTTKRGAVTKELFESIGLAHTTDATKFLGSTPSKSIKRFPSVNEHSKGVLGPSKSAEPETARRRRESLDMSLASLEPQKTTVKRIAQQQRLKISSDLPFRSNKKIFDSQMAAISQEKPSDSSNSSIVESYASRLRSPSEDVTAKSSGSQQNPLFKWVKESAGPTQSSEQKHFELPGQMKSTAQSSKLAPSSPAFSYTHKGAQDSISPSNVSSFGTTHIVPKSNTLTFKTTITPKSNANTEPNIPSMATAKTPQSPLSVKTLTGESGDLSTLAMKNRQDNQAMPSLGNTKGSGPPQSKGDIFRDLSKSSFTSEHSKPAVLHEKTGQLSRISDAVQNTVKDTPKVASQPPAFSPTPVTQTNSYSIKPTVSSSATSASSGMQASAAKTSDILSSSMQKSTPKVSPLVPEDNVSSSLQSIPTPVKDLSTGLGKNAAKPETLTSEVTRTIVPASMASVISTTESKPSSPPTTGANLPSTPVPAPKTAPTTAESVVTSTGKDVGPNNNSTDEDDMEEEAPSASAELNLGALGGFGLGSQPSSSPQKSNPFGTSFGTSENKSSGTPFALTTSPGQLFRPASLSIPSAQPAQPSQSTSSSAFSSTFSSGFTGFGQPAQLGSVHQAGFGQPAQIQSGFGQPAQIVSGPQSGFGQPAQIGVGQQSGFGQPAQFGAQQALGSVLGSFGQSRQLGGVGSGGFGGFASAATPGGFGSLSSSNAGFAGAAAGGGFSAPAASAGGGFAAAATGGGFAALASKSGGFAAAASSGGGFAAAVPSGGGFAAAASSGGGFGGATQGGGFGSGGGFGSFGGNQGAGFSAFGASGPGRPPADLLTQMRK; encoded by the exons ATGGGCTCGCCGCGCGAGCTGGACCTCTCCGACGAGGTCGAGGGCGACCAGGACGGCACCACCGACTTCGTCttccgcctcgccggcgacccCATCCCGCTCCTCCCGACCGACTCCTCCCCGCTCCCGCTCTTCGACCTCCAGTCCCCTCCCGCGCGCCCGCTCGCCGTCTCCGACCGCCACGCTACCGTCTTCCTCGCCCACCCCAACG GGTTTATGGCTGTGAGGACGAAGGAGTTGATCGAAGCCAGTAAGGAGGCGCGGGAGAAAGGCAAGGCGAGCACCCGCTGCGTGCAGGACTGCTGCGTCGCCGACGTGCCTCTCCCCGGCGTCTCCCTCCTCGCGCTATCCCATGACGATTCCGTGCTTGCCGCCTGCACGGACACTGAGATCCACTTCTTCTCCTTGGCGTCTCTGCTCACTCATAAG GATGTTGTACCATCCTCATCATGCAGCATGGGACGAGCTGGCACCGTGAAAGattttaagtggttaaatcgtgCCTCTGCAGCATACGTTGTACTATCGAATGGTGGGCTGCTGTGTCATGGGACTTTGGGCGAAGGTCTGAAGGATGTAATGGAAAATGTTGATGCAG TTGACTGTTGCAAGGAAGGAAATCATATTGCTGTTGCAAGAGAGAAAAAACTTACCATATTATCATCAGATTTTAAGGAAACATGTTGCATGCCCCTCTTGTTCCAGTTGTGGTCTGATGAAAGTGATTCAGAGGGCAGTACCATCAAAG TGGATTCCATTGGCTGGATACGTGATGATAGTATTGTTATCGGTTGTGTTCGATTAAATGAAGATGACAATGAGGAAGGCTATCTTGTTCAGGTTATAAGAAGTGAAGAAAACACATTTTGTGAG AGCCCAGGCAAGCCAGTTGTATATACCTATGTGGATTTTTTCAACGGCGTCATGGATGATGTTTTACCATCTGGAGTTGGACCTAATCTGCTATTGGGTTATCTGCGTCGCTG GGATCTCATGGTGGCTTCTAATAAAAAGAGCATTGATGAACACATTGCCCTTCTGAAGTGGCCGTCCACCCACGATGATGAAAAAACTGTAAAATGTCTTGAAATGTTGGAGGATAAATACAGTCCTAGGATCGATTTGCAAG aGAATGGTGATGACAATGTCATACTAGGGTTTGGTGTTGAGAATGTTTCGCTATTTCAAAAGATCACTGTTACAGTTGGACCTGAACAAAAGGAGGTTGCCCCTCAACATATTCTACTCTGTTTGACTGGTGAAGGCAAACTAATTCTATATTATCTCGCCAG GATTTCGGACCCTTCTGATTTACCTCATACTGCTCTGTCTACCAATGAGGACTTTTGTGAAAAACAGATTTCACCTGCAGCTGTATCTAAAGAGGAGTTGACTCCAAGTGTTACAGGCTCGGTATCTAAGAGTATTCTTAGAGAACATGGTGCTGAGCCCTCTAGTGCACAAACAG GTAGCAACCAACAGGAATCAATGGATGTCAGAAACAGTTCCTCAGTTTCAAAAAAACAGGAAACAACTGGCAATTCGTTGCTTATCTCTTCTGATAAGAAGCCATTAGACACCAAGCAAGTGAATGTGACTGCCCCACTCGCAACAGCACCAAGTTTAGCACTGACAGGAAACACAAAACCTGCAGAAACTTTCAGCTTTTCTACTGTCAATAACGAAGGCACGAATCCAACAGGAAGCAAGGCACCTAGTGGATTAGCTCCTTCCTTGCAACAAAGCAGCAACAGTTTTGGAAACAACCAAAGTGGTAAAGGAGGCCTGGATTCAATCCAATCAGTGGGAACATTTGGTGGATCTCAAAACTCCAATAAGGATGGTGCTGGCTTTGGTTTCAAATCATCATTGTTCGCCTCTAGTGGATCTGTCCCTGCCAAGATCGGAGAAAGGAGTGAAGCTGGTTTTGGAAATACTTCGCCGCAAACCAGCTACACTGCTGATAGGAAAGTATTTGGTCCTCCAGTTGCCTTAAGTTCTGGACCTTTACCATCCATATCTCCAGCTAAACCTTCCCTAATTGGATCTTCATCAAGTGGGTATCGGACAGGAAACTCTGAAGCACCTCAATCATTGCATGGATCACCTCCGTCACAGCAAACTATAGGCAAATCACATAACAGCAGGACGCAAGCACCAGTAGACTATTCTAGAAACTCCAATATGGGCACAATATTCGATTCTCAAGAAGACTTGTCTAAGAAGTTGTACAGT ATAAATGAAATGACAAAGGAATTAGATGCCCTACTAGCATACATAGAAAAAGATGGTGGTTTCAGAGATGCTTGCATAACCTTCCAGCAGCGTCCTCTTTCTGTGTTTGAGGATGGTTTGCAAAACTTTATGGAGTTGTTGCAGGTCTTTAAG AATAAAGTAGAGGGACAATGTTCAAAAATTGAAGATCTGAGGAACAAGATGTTTCAAG TTTCTGCTAGGCAAGCTTACATGAAAGGAATTGTCAGCCAGTCTTCAGATACTCAGTACTGGGACATATGGAACCGTCAGAAATTGAGTCCAGAATTCGAAGTAAAGAGGCAAAATATTCTCAAAGCTAACCAG AATTTGACAAATCAGCTGGTCGAGCTAGAGAGGCACTTCAATAATCTGGAGATGAACAGATCCAGTGAAACAGGAAGATTGGCTTCTAGTCGTAGAGCTGTTTATTCCAATAAGTCAAGGGCGAG TCAAACACAATTATCTAGTGTGTGCAATGCACTGAACTCACAATTGGCAGCAGCTGAGCAACTATCTGAATGCCTCTCAAAACAGATATCTGTGTTAAATATAGGTTCTCCTACTACGAAGCGAGGGGCAGTGACCAAAGAGTTGTTTGAATCAATTGGTTTAGCCCACACAACTGACGCAACCAAATTTTTAGGCAGCACTCCTTCTAAGTCCATTAAGCGGTTTCCATCAGTGAATGAGCATTCAAAGGGAGTATTAGGGCCTTCCAAGAGTGCTGAACCTGAGACTGCACGAAGGAGGAGAGAATCACTGGATATG AGCCTGGCTAGTTTGGAACCTCAGAAAACTACTGTTAAAAGAATAGCACAACAACAACGCCTCAAGATCAGCAGTGATCTGCCATTCAGATCAAACAAGAAAATATTTGATTCTCAAATGGCAGCTATATCGCAGGAAAAGCCAAGCGATAGCTCCAACTCCTCTATAGTAGAATCATATGCAAGCAGACTGCGTTCTCCTAGTGAAG ATGTAACAGCAAAATCATCAGGATCCCAACAAAACCCGTTGTTCAAATGGGTCAAGGAATCAGCTGGGCCAACTCAAAGCTCAGAGCAAAAGCATTTTGAGTTACCAGGGCAAATGAAAAGCACTGCTCAATCTTCAAAATTGGCACCATCTTCACCGGCATTCAGTTACACACATAAGGGTGCACAAGATAGTATCAGTCCATCCAATGTTTCATCTTTTGGAACGACACATATTGTGCCTAAGTCAAATACTTTAACCTTCAAAACCACTATAACCCCTAAAAGTAATGCCAACACGGAGCCAAATATACCTTCCATGGCAACAGCAAAAACTCCTCAGAGTCCACTGTCTGTGAAAACTCTAACTGGGGAGTCTGGAGATTTGTCTACATTAGCTATGAAGAACAGACAGGATAATCAGGCAATGCCATCTTTGGGGAACACTAAAGGATCGGGTCCTCCACAGAGCAAGGGTGACATATTTAGAGATCTTAGCAAATCATCTTTTACTTCTGAACATTCCAAGCCTGCTGTATTACATGAGAAGACTGGTCAGCTTAGCAGGATTAGTGATGCTGTGCAGAACACTGTGAAAGATACACCCAAGGTGGCATCTCAACCTCCTGCGTTCTCTCCAACACCTGTTACACAAACCAATTCATATTCCATAAAGCCAACTGTTTCCTCTTCAGCTACATCAGCCTCGTCAGGTATGCAAGCATCAGCTGCAAAGACTTCGGATATTTTGTCTAGCTCAATGCAGAAATCAACGCCAAAAGTTTCTCCATTAGTACCTGAGGATAATGTGTCTAGCTCCCTACAATCCATCCCAACACCTGTTAAGGATTTGTCAACTGGCTTGGGTAAAAATGCAGCCAAACCTGAAACACTTACATCAGAGGTAACTAGAACCATAGTTCCTGCAAGTATGGCTTCAGTCATATCGACCACTGAAAGCAAGCCTTCATCGCCTCCAACAACTGGTGCCAACTTGCCTTCTACTCCAGTCCCTGCTCCTAAAACAGCACCTACAACAGCAGAATCTGTTGTCACTTCTACAGGAAAAGATGTCGGACCAAACAACAACTCAACCGATGAAGATGATATGGAAGAGGAGGCGCCTTCTGCAAGTGCCGAACTCAATTTGGGAGCCCTTGGTGGGTTTGGACTCGGGTCTCAGCCTTCTTCAAGTCCTCAAAAGTCGAATCCTTTTGGGACCTCCTTTGGTACATCTGAAAATAAAAGTTCTGGCACGCCATTTGCTTTGACAACCAGTCCAGGGCAGCTTTTCCGGCCAGCATCGCTAAGCATTCCTTCAGCCCAGCCAGCCCAGCCATCTCAGTCAACTAGCTCTAGTGCCTTTTCTAGTACGTTCTCAAGTGGGTTTACTGGATTTGGACAGCCTGCACAACTTGGATCTGTTCATCAGGCAGGATTTGGGCAGCCAGCACAAATTCAGTCCGGTTTTGGTCAGCCAGCACAAATTGTATCTGGGCCGCAGTCAGGATTTGGGCAGCCTGCACAAATTGGGGTTGGCCAGCAGTCAGGGTTTGGGCAACCTGCACAGTTTGGTGCTCAACAGGCGCTTGGGTCAGTGCTGGGTTCTTTTGGACAATCGCGCCAGCTAGGAGGCGTAGGTTCTGGAGGATTTGGTGGATTTGCTAGTGCTGCTACACCCGGGGGCTTTGGTTCTTTATCTTCAAGCAATGCTGGATTTGCTGGTGCTGCAGCAGGTGGGGGCTTTTCGGCACCTGCTGCTTCTGCAGGTGGCggttttgctgctgctgctactggtGGAGGTTTTGCTGCTCTTGCCTCCAAAAGTGGCGGTTTCGCTGCTGCAGCTTCATCTGGTGGCGGTTTCGCTGCTGCAGTTCCATCTGGTGGTGGTTTTGCTGCTGCAGCTTCATCTGGTGGTGGCTTTGGAGGTGCCACGCAGGGCGGTGGCTTTGGCAGTG GTGGTGGATTCGGGTCCTTTGGTGGTAATCAAGGGGCTGGGTTCTCGGCGTTTGGAGCAAGTGGACCTGGAAGACCGCCAGCTGATCTTTTGACACAGATGAGAAAGTAG
- the LOC101761304 gene encoding probable lysophospholipase BODYGUARD 4 has product MPTFASPRRRRWSTWPRAAADAAASALAAAVFALLDVVDVLLCLVYALLDGILEESPVGCYCHRSYESEAVATDGDGDEEVSDTLYARRSAVRDALVGLVRVVVRKSRAPEKGPAAAPCKWRSPRWSDCGCKSCVAWRGGGGRLHVAVKEPEAKDEAGTDSEEISAENAIFVHGFTSSSSFWAETVFRESSTLNSRLFAVDLLGFGQSPKPANCKYRLKDHVEAIERSLVEHHNLSSFHLVAHSMGCVIALALAAKHPTRVKSITLVAPPYFLPSEQKASQVALSRLAEKKLWPPLLFGSAVMSWYEHIGRTVCFLFCKNHLAWEWLFRLLTRKRDVDFRVRDLTRHTHHSAWHTMHNVICGGARLQDRNLEAVEAAGIPVMIIHGVRDPVVPVDCSRHLKAKLPHAELRLMAGCDHATVVSGRERGFAEELAAFWSGSRAQGARRRVYAGCC; this is encoded by the exons ATGCCAACGTTTGCgagcccccggcggcggcggtggtccaCATGGCCACGGGCGGCCGCCGACGCGGCCGCCTcggcactcgccgccgccgtcttcgcgCTCCTGGACGTCGTCGACGTCCTCCTCTGCCTCGTGTACGCCCTCCTCGACGGCATCCTGGAGGAGAGCCCCGTTGGGTGCTACTGCCACAGGAGCTACGAGAGCGAGGCGGTGGCCACGGATGGGGATGGCGACGAGGAGGTCTCCGATACGCTGTACGCGCGGAGGAGCGCCGTCAGGGACGCGCTGGTGGGGCTTGTGCGGGTGGTGGTGAGGAAGAGCCGGGCGCCGGagaaggggccggcggcggctccgtgCAAATGGCGCAGCCCGAGGTGGTCCGACTGCGGGTGCAAGTCGTGCGTCGcgtggcggggcggcggcggccggctgcACGTCGCCGTGAAAGAGCCGGAGGCCAAAG ATGAAGCAGGAACAGATAGCGAGGAGATCAGCGCCGAGAATGCCATCTTCGTGCACGGCTtcacgtcgtcgtcgtccttctGGGCTGAGACGGTGTTCCGCGAGTCCTCCACCCTCAACAGCAGGTTGTTCGCGGTGGATCTCCTCGGCTTCGGCCAGAGCCCCAAGCCGGCCAACTGCAAGTACAGACTGAAAGACCACGTCGAGGCGATCGAGAGAAGCCTCGTTGAGCACCACAACTTGAGCTCCTTCCACCTGGTTGCCCACTCCATGGGCTGCGTCATCGCCCTCGCGCTGGCTGCCAAGCACCCAACCCGAGTGAAATCGATCACACTTGTCGCGCCA CCGTACTTCCTGCCGTCCGAGCAGAAGGCGAGCCAGGTCGCGCTGAGCAGGCTCGCCGAGAAGAAGCTGTGGCCGCCATTGCTGTTCGGTTCCGCGGTGATGTCCTGGTACGAGCACATCGGGAGGACCGTCTGCTTCCTCTTCTGCAAGAACCACCTGGCCTGGGAATGGCTCTTCAGGCTCCTCACGAGAAAGAG GGACGTGGATTTCCGGGTGAGGGACCTGACGAGGCACACCCACCACTCCGCGTGGCACACGATGCACAACGTCATCTGCGGAGGGGCGAGGCTGCAGGACCGGAACCTGGAGGCCGTCGAGGCGGCCGGCATCCCAGTGATGATCATCCACGGCGTCAGGGACCCTGTGGTTCCGGTCGACTGCAGCCGTCACCTGAAAGCGAAGCTCCCCCACGCGGAGCTCCGTCTCATGGCTGGATGTGACCACGCGACGGTGGTCTCGGGTAGGGAAAGGGGTttcgccgaggagctcgcggcGTTCTGGTCAGGATCTCGGGCTCAGGGTGCACGACGGCGGGTTTATGCAGGATGCTGCTGA